From one Plectropomus leopardus isolate mb chromosome 8, YSFRI_Pleo_2.0, whole genome shotgun sequence genomic stretch:
- the LOC121946999 gene encoding glucose-induced degradation protein 8-B homolog has protein sequence MSYAEKPEDVTREEWMDKLNNVHIQRADMNRLIMNYLVTEGFKEAAEKFRMESGIEPSVDLDSLDERIKIREMILKGQIQDAIALINSLHPELLDTNRYLYFHLQQQHLIELIRLRETEAALEFAQSQLAEQGEESRECLTEMERTLALLAFDNPEDSPFGDLLNMMQRQKVWSEVNQCVLDYENRESTPKLAKLLKLLLWAQNELDQKKVKYPKMTDLSKGTIEDPK, from the exons ATGAGTTATGCAGAGAAGCCGGAGGACGTAACAAGGGAAGAGTGGATGGATAAACTCAACAATGTCCATATTCAGAGAGCTGATATGAACAGGCTCATTATGAACTACTTGGTGACAG AGGGGTTCAAGGAGGCAGCGGAGAAGTTCAGGATGGAGTCTGGAATAGAGCCCAGTGTCGACCTGGATTCCCTAGATGAAAGAATTAAGATCAGAGAGATGATCCTGAAGGGACAGATCCAGGACGCCATCGCACTGATCAACAGTCTGCACCCAGAGCTGCTGGATACGAACCGTTACCTCTACTTCCATCTACAG cagcagcatctgatTGAGCTGATTCGCTTGAGGGAAACTGAAGCTGCCCTAGAGTTTGCCCAGTCTCAGTTAGCAGAGCAgggggaggagagcagagagtgtTTGACCGAGATGGAGAGAACACTGGCCCTGCTGGCATTCGACAACCCTGAGGATTCACCTTTTGGAGATCTTCTGAATATGATGCAGAGACAAAAG gTATGGAGTGAGGTGAATCAGTGTGTGCTAGACTATGAAAACAGAGAGTCAACACCCAAGCTGGCCAAGCTCCTGAAGCTACTGCTGTGGGCTCAAAATGAACTCGACCAAAAGAAAGTGAAGTATCCCAAAATGACAGACCTCAGCAAGGGAACCATCGAAGATCCAAAATAA